Part of the Cryptosporangium minutisporangium genome, CGCCCCCGACGTGTACGACCTCGACGACGAGGGGCACTGCGTGCTCGCCGGCGAGGAGATCCGGGCCGAGCGGGAACGGGCCGCCGAGGAGGGTGCGGCGGCGTGCCCCGAGCGGGCGATCACGCTGGTGCGATGAGTCCCCGGAGAGCTCGGCCGCGCAGGGCCGTCGGCGGACGCCGGTGTCGTCGGCTTCCGCGTCCGGCGATGGCAGACTGAACCGGTGCACGAATCGACCTCGGCCGCCGAATCGG contains:
- a CDS encoding ferredoxin translates to MRASVDRQACTGHALCYSAAPDVYDLDDEGHCVLAGEEIRAERERAAEEGAAACPERAITLVR